The following nucleotide sequence is from Chryseobacterium sp. CY350.
AGGTTTTGTGATATCTGCCTTTTCGAAAACGTAATTAGATTCGTTTTCGATATCTTTTAAATTCTCAAGATTCCCCGCGTATGTTAACGCATCAAGATTGATGATGGTAGAATTTGGATTGTTTTTTACAAATTCTCTTACAACGTGCGACCCAATAAAGCCTGCGCCGCCTGTGATGATGATGTTTTTCATGCTGTATGATTGTTGCCGATCAATCGGTAATTATTTAATGATATTATATTGTTTAGCCAATCGTTTTTCTTCCGATACTTTTATAATAGAAGCCATTTTGTTCGGGCGTTTCTAGAGGATACATATTTCTACCGTCAAAAATAACTTTATTTTTCATTTTTTCTCCCATGAGTTTAAAGTTGGGATTTTTAAATTCGGGCCATTCTGTAGCGATAAATAGTGCGTCTGCATTTTCCAGTGCTTCGTACATTGTTTTCGAATACTGTATTTTGTCGCCGAGAATTTTTTGAACATTTTTTTCTGCGACAGTATCGTAAGCCACTATTTTTGCTCCTTTTTTTAGAAGAAGATCAATATTATCTAATGAAGATGCTTCTCTAATGTCGTCTGTATTTGCCTTAAACGCCAATCCCCAAACAGCAATTGTTTTACCTTCTATATTCCCTCCGAAATATTTTTCTATTTCAGATACAAGAATTACTTTCTGAGAAATATTGACATTTTCAGTGGCCTCTAAAATCTGAAAATTAAAATCTTCATCTTTTCCTGATCTTATTAATGCTTTTACATCTTTCGGGAAACAGCTTCCGCCATATCCGATTCCTGGAAATAAAAATCGGTGGCCAATTCTGTCATCACTTCCCATTCCGAGTCTCACTTTATCTACATCAGCTCCTACTTTTTCGCAGTAATTGGCGATTTCATTCATAAATGTAATTTTTACAGCTAAAAATGAATTAGAAGCATATTTTGTAAGTTCAGATGATTTCTCATCCATAAAGATAATAGGAATTCCGGTATTGGTAAATGGCTGGTAAATCTGAGCCATAATGTCTTTAGCTTTTTCGGAACTAGAACCTACAACCACTCTTGCAGGATTCATTGAGTCTTCAACTGCAAAGCCTTCTCTTAAAAATTCCGGATTAGAAACTACATCAAATTCAATTTGAGTTTTAGAAGCAATCACTTCACTTACTTTATCAGCTGTTCCTACAGGCACGGTACTTTTGTTTACGATCACTTTATAGTCAGTCATCATTTCGCCAATATCATTGGCTACTTTCAGAACATAAGAGAGATCTGCAGAGCCGTCTTCCCCCGGTGGAGTTGGCAAAGCAAGGTAGATTACTTCGCTTTTGTCTAAGGCTTTTTTTAAATCAGTTGTGAAAAATAATCTTTCAGCCTGTATGTTTCTGAGGAACATTTCTTCGAGATTCGGCTCATAAATCGGCACAATGCCGTTTTTCATGTCCGTTACTTTTTTTTCATCTATATCAACACAGTATACAGAATTTCCAAGTTCTGCAAGAGTAGTTCCTGTCACCAATCCTACATAGCCTGTTCCTACTATTGTAATATTCAAAATGTATGTTTTTTTTAAATTCTCGACAAAAATACTAAAAATACTTTCATTGTTTTTTTAATTCAACAATAAGTTATTAAAACTCACTGATAAATATGGTAATCACCATCAAATTAAACTAAAAATTGAGAAAGTTATTTAATTGATTATTAAGCGTATTTGGTAGTTTTATAAAAATGTATTATATTTGCATAAGATTTACGGAAAAATGAGAAGGCTTCGCAAGAAAGCCTTTTTTCGTACAGGTAGATCATGATTAATAAAGATATGGAGTTTAGAAAAAATATTGAAACATTATTAAGTGCTTTCCTTGAAACAAGAGAAGATTTGTTTCTTATTGATTTAAAGATCTCTGCAGCAGATGATGTTACTGTGATTTTAGACGGTGACAATGGCGTTACTCTGCAGGATTGTCTGGATGCAAGCCGTGCAATAGAATTCAACGCAGATCGTGATGAGCACGATTTTAGCCTTCAGGTAATGTCGGCAGGATTGAGCGAGCCTCTTGTAACACCGAGACAGTTTAATAAAAATATCGGGCGCGAGATTGAGGTAATGCTTCAGGATTCTACAACGATAGAAGGGGAGCTGGTAAAAGTAGACGGTGAGAAAGTTACACTGATCTTACGTTACAGAAAACCGAAAGATATCGGTAAAGGTAAGGTTGATGTGGAAGAAGAGAAAGAAATTCTGTATACTGAGATCAAAAAAGCACTGGTAGTAGTTAAATTTTAATAAAAAGAAAAAAGATAAATGGATAATATAGCGTTGATTGAATCCTTTGGTGATTTTAAAGACGAAAAGGGGATCAGTAAGATCGATCTGATGGCAATCATTGAAGATTCTCTGAAAACCCTTTTGAGAAAAAGATTTGATTCTGATGATCATTTTGATGTTATTGTAAACCCTGATAAAGGTGATTTTCAGATATTTTTAAATAAAACAATCGTAGAAGACGAAATGTCTGAAGATGATGATTTGGAAATTGAAATTACCGAAGCGAAAAAAATCGATCCGACTTTTGAAGTAGGTGAAGATTTTACAATGGAAATTCCGGTAGCTCAGTTGGGAAGAAGAAACGTTCTTACTTTAAAGCAAATCTTGGCTACGAAATTGCAGGAGCATAACAATGCCATGCTTTATGAGCAGTTTAAGGATAAAATTGGAGAGATTGTAACGGGTGAAATTCACCACATTCGTCACAAGCACGTAATCTTGTTGGATGATGAGGATAATGAATTTATCTTACCAAAAGAAAATCAAATTTCATCAGACTTCTTCAAGAAAGGTGAAAACATCAGAGCTATTGTAGAATCTGTTGATTTTAAAGGATCTAAGCCTCAGATTATCATTTCAAGAACAGCTCCTAAATTTTTGGAGAAATTATTGGAATTAGAAATCCCTGAAATCCAGGACGGAACAATTATCCTTAAAAAAGCAGTAAGAATTCCGGGAGAGAAAGCAAAAATCGCTGTTGATGCTTATGATGACAGAATAGATCCTGTAGGAGCTTGCGTTGGAGTAAAAGGCTCAAGAATCCACGGTGTGGTAAGAGAATTAAGAAACGAAAATATAGATGTAATTCAGTGGTCAAAAAACCCTGAAATATTGGTGAAAAGAGCTTTAGGAAATGTTACCATCAATAAAATTGACATCAACGAGGAAACCAATTATGCTATGGTGTATACTCCTGTTGAAGAGATTTCTAAAGTTATCGGTAAGCAAGGTCAAAACATCAGATTGGCTTCGTGGTTGACGGGTTACGAAATTGACGTGTACAGAGAGGCCAGTGAAGATGATGATGTTGATTTGAGAGAATTCAATGACGATATTGAGCAGTGGATTTTGGATGAGTTTAAGAAAGTAGGTCTTACGACTGCTAAATCAGTTCTGGATAAAGATACAGAGAGTCTATTAAAAATGGTTGACCTTGAAGAGGAAACCATCAATGATGTGAAAAGTATCTTGAGAGCAGAATTTGAGGAATAAAATTGTATAGATTTTAAGAGCAGTAAAAGAATACTTTAATTTTAAGAATTAAAAAAAAACAGTAAATAATATAGATGCCAAAAATAAGATTAAATAAAGCGGTTAAGGAATTCAATATATCGATGTCGAGACTGGTAGAATTTTTACAGTCTAAAGATATTGTGGTTGAAAGCAATCCTAACGCTCAATTAGAAGAGGCGGCATATTCTGCATTGGAAGCTGAGTTTGCCAAAGACGGCGAGCAGCGTAAAGCTTCCCATGAGGTGGTTATTTCTAAAGTTCCTGAAGAAAAACTGGAAATTGAAGAAAAGAAAACACCTGAAGTAATAAGAGCTAAAGCTAATAAACCAGAAACCAGAATTTTAGGTAAAATTGATTTAGAGCCTAAAAAACCTGAAGCTGTGGAAGAAATTCCTGCTCCTGCTCCGACACCTGTACCAACTCCTGTTGAGGAGAAAAAAAAGGTTGTAGAAGAAGTGAAAGAACCAGCGAAGGAAGAACCCAAAGTGGTTTCTGAAACTAAACCAACACCTGAAAAGCAGGAGTTTAAAGTGTTGGATAAAATTGATTTGTCTCAAATTGAGGGGAATAGAAACAGACCTGCCAAAAAAGATAAACCTAAAGTGGAAGAGGTAAAAGCAGAACCAAAAGCTGCAGAACCTGTAAAAGAAACACCTAAACCGATTGAAAAACCAATTGAGAAAGTGGAAGATAAAAAACCAGCACCTGCAGCAGAAGAACCTCAGGAATCTCAGAAGATTGAAACGGTTTATCAAAAATTGGATGGGCCAAAAATTGTTGGTGAGAAAATTGACTTAACGCAGTTTGCGCCTAAGCCAAATGCTGCCAAGAAGAAAAGAAAAAGAATTGAAAAGCCGGGGGGTCCGAACCAGAATACTGGGAACAACCAACAGGGTGGAAATAATCAAGGTGGGCAAAACCGTCCTCAAGGTCAGAACGGCCCAGGTGGAAACCGTCCTCCGGGACAAGGCGGTCCTCAAGGAAACAGACCTCCAGGACAAGGCGGTCAAAACCGTCCGGGTGGCCCAGGTGGAAATCGTCCTCCAGGACAGGGTGGCCAAAACCGTCCTGCCGGACAAGGCGGAGGAAACCGTTTTGGAAACAACAACAGACCTGGTCAAAGAACAATGCCTGTCGAATTAACTGACGAGCAAGTTAAAAACCAAATCAAGGAAACCCTTGAGAAATTAACCAATAAAGGTGGTAAATCTAAATCTGCTAAACACAGAAAAGATAAAAGATCTTACCGTAGAGAACAAGATAATCTTCAGCAAGAAGCCGATGCTAGAGATACTTCATTAAAAGTTACAGAATTTATTACTGTTGGTGAATTAGCTAGCTTAATGAATGTTTCTGCAACCGAAGTAATTTCTGCTTGTTTCTCTCTTGGTGTAATGGTAACCATGAACCAAAGACTGGAAGCTGATACTTTATTGTTGGTAGCAGACGAATTCGGATTTAAAATTGAATTCTCTGATGCTGATCTTGAAGAAGCAGATTCTGAAGACGATATCGATACGGAAGAAAGCCTTATTTCAAGAGCTCCGATTGTTACGGTAATGGGTCACGTTGACCACGGTAAAACTTCATTATTGGATTACGTGAGAAAAACAAACGTAATTGCAGGTGAATCAGGAGGAATTACTCAGCATATCGGTGCATACAATGTACAGTTGGAGAACGGTCAGAGAATTACATTCCTAGATACACCTGGTCACGAAGCCTTTACGGCGATGAGAGCGAGAGGTGCGCAGGTTACCGATATTGCAATTATCGTAATTGCTGCCGATGACGATGTGATGCCTCAAACAAAAGAAGCTATTTCTCACGCACAGGCTGCGGGTGTTCCGATGATTATTGCAATCAACAAGGTAGATAAGCCAAATGCAAACCCAGACA
It contains:
- the infB gene encoding translation initiation factor IF-2 — translated: MPKIRLNKAVKEFNISMSRLVEFLQSKDIVVESNPNAQLEEAAYSALEAEFAKDGEQRKASHEVVISKVPEEKLEIEEKKTPEVIRAKANKPETRILGKIDLEPKKPEAVEEIPAPAPTPVPTPVEEKKKVVEEVKEPAKEEPKVVSETKPTPEKQEFKVLDKIDLSQIEGNRNRPAKKDKPKVEEVKAEPKAAEPVKETPKPIEKPIEKVEDKKPAPAAEEPQESQKIETVYQKLDGPKIVGEKIDLTQFAPKPNAAKKKRKRIEKPGGPNQNTGNNQQGGNNQGGQNRPQGQNGPGGNRPPGQGGPQGNRPPGQGGQNRPGGPGGNRPPGQGGQNRPAGQGGGNRFGNNNRPGQRTMPVELTDEQVKNQIKETLEKLTNKGGKSKSAKHRKDKRSYRREQDNLQQEADARDTSLKVTEFITVGELASLMNVSATEVISACFSLGVMVTMNQRLEADTLLLVADEFGFKIEFSDADLEEADSEDDIDTEESLISRAPIVTVMGHVDHGKTSLLDYVRKTNVIAGESGGITQHIGAYNVQLENGQRITFLDTPGHEAFTAMRARGAQVTDIAIIVIAADDDVMPQTKEAISHAQAAGVPMIIAINKVDKPNANPDNIRQQLSGMNILVEEWGGNVQAQEISAKMGNNMDVLLEKVLLQAEMLELKANPNRAAQGVVIEASLDKGRGYVATMLVQSGTLKVGDYVVAGKNHGKVKALLDERGKNLEEAGPSIPATILGLDGAPTAGDKFRVYADESEGKAIANKREQLQRELSIRTKKHTTLEELGRRIALGEFKELNIILKGDVDGSVEALSDQLQRLSTEEISVNILHSGVGQITESDINLAAASDAIIIGFNVRAGANAKELADREEIEIRTYSIIYKAIDEVKEAMEGMLSPEIQEQVIGNVEIREVFKISKIGTIAGCMVLTGKVTRQSKVRLLRDGIVKFDGELESLKRFKDDVREVTKGYECGLNLKGYNDIEQNDILEVYEEVAVKKKLK
- the rimP gene encoding ribosome assembly cofactor RimP is translated as MEFRKNIETLLSAFLETREDLFLIDLKISAADDVTVILDGDNGVTLQDCLDASRAIEFNADRDEHDFSLQVMSAGLSEPLVTPRQFNKNIGREIEVMLQDSTTIEGELVKVDGEKVTLILRYRKPKDIGKGKVDVEEEKEILYTEIKKALVVVKF
- a CDS encoding UDP-glucose dehydrogenase family protein, yielding MNITIVGTGYVGLVTGTTLAELGNSVYCVDIDEKKVTDMKNGIVPIYEPNLEEMFLRNIQAERLFFTTDLKKALDKSEVIYLALPTPPGEDGSADLSYVLKVANDIGEMMTDYKVIVNKSTVPVGTADKVSEVIASKTQIEFDVVSNPEFLREGFAVEDSMNPARVVVGSSSEKAKDIMAQIYQPFTNTGIPIIFMDEKSSELTKYASNSFLAVKITFMNEIANYCEKVGADVDKVRLGMGSDDRIGHRFLFPGIGYGGSCFPKDVKALIRSGKDEDFNFQILEATENVNISQKVILVSEIEKYFGGNIEGKTIAVWGLAFKANTDDIREASSLDNIDLLLKKGAKIVAYDTVAEKNVQKILGDKIQYSKTMYEALENADALFIATEWPEFKNPNFKLMGEKMKNKVIFDGRNMYPLETPEQNGFYYKSIGRKTIG
- the nusA gene encoding transcription termination factor NusA yields the protein MDNIALIESFGDFKDEKGISKIDLMAIIEDSLKTLLRKRFDSDDHFDVIVNPDKGDFQIFLNKTIVEDEMSEDDDLEIEITEAKKIDPTFEVGEDFTMEIPVAQLGRRNVLTLKQILATKLQEHNNAMLYEQFKDKIGEIVTGEIHHIRHKHVILLDDEDNEFILPKENQISSDFFKKGENIRAIVESVDFKGSKPQIIISRTAPKFLEKLLELEIPEIQDGTIILKKAVRIPGEKAKIAVDAYDDRIDPVGACVGVKGSRIHGVVRELRNENIDVIQWSKNPEILVKRALGNVTINKIDINEETNYAMVYTPVEEISKVIGKQGQNIRLASWLTGYEIDVYREASEDDDVDLREFNDDIEQWILDEFKKVGLTTAKSVLDKDTESLLKMVDLEEETINDVKSILRAEFEE